Proteins encoded within one genomic window of Nitrospira sp.:
- a CDS encoding DUF2314 domain-containing protein, translating to MQRFVVLSVALLAILISPSAFSQSFTDKAKKDSAVEFSDEDPAMQKAMERARAGLEDFLRKAGSPPPNTDQYSVKVRVSEGDQQEYLWLSNLMVQGELWSGRIDNLPMIRSVKKGQSYAFAKTEIIDWTYIDKSKKKVVGNFTTCALLTKEPSDVAESIRKQYGLECDR from the coding sequence ATGCAACGATTTGTCGTGCTGAGCGTCGCCCTGCTGGCGATCCTGATATCCCCCTCTGCATTTTCGCAATCATTCACTGACAAGGCCAAGAAGGACAGTGCGGTCGAATTCAGTGATGAGGACCCTGCGATGCAGAAGGCGATGGAACGCGCCCGGGCGGGCTTGGAAGATTTTCTTCGAAAAGCCGGATCACCGCCACCCAACACTGATCAGTATTCGGTCAAGGTCAGAGTGAGTGAAGGCGACCAGCAAGAATATCTGTGGCTCTCCAACCTCATGGTACAAGGAGAGCTCTGGTCTGGACGGATCGACAACCTCCCGATGATTCGATCAGTCAAGAAGGGACAGTCGTACGCATTTGCAAAGACGGAGATCATCGATTGGACGTATATTGATAAAAGCAAGAAGAAGGTCGTTGGCAATTTCACCACCTGTGCGCTCCTCACCAAAGAGCCGTCAGATGTCGCAGAATCGATTCGGAAGCAATATGGCCTCGAATGCGATCGTTGA
- a CDS encoding lytic transglycosylase domain-containing protein: protein MQLGISALLLFVLLLGINWTYHTFYKPTELFFPVEKALSKNPRQTWQEYGALFETHSTAIMTPELLAALAQAEGSGNPVARTYWRWRVVSSNPLEWYQPASTAVGMFQITDGTFREGTRYCIHNHVVVEDGPWHNLNSCWFNGLYTRIIPGHAIELTAAFLDRHVGKLVGEQPATFQQKQDLAAVIHLCGAGAGRDYAKRNFRLTPHQRCGDHDVRTYLLKIQTFKQQFAALKS from the coding sequence ATGCAGCTGGGAATCAGTGCCCTCCTGCTTTTCGTCCTCCTGTTGGGGATTAATTGGACCTATCACACGTTTTATAAACCAACGGAATTGTTCTTTCCAGTAGAGAAGGCACTCAGCAAGAATCCCCGCCAGACGTGGCAAGAATACGGCGCGTTGTTCGAGACACATTCGACAGCCATTATGACACCCGAACTGCTTGCTGCCTTGGCTCAAGCCGAGGGCTCGGGTAATCCCGTGGCACGAACCTACTGGCGGTGGCGCGTCGTCTCCTCAAATCCGCTGGAGTGGTACCAACCGGCCTCGACAGCAGTCGGCATGTTTCAAATCACCGACGGCACGTTTCGCGAAGGGACGCGCTACTGTATCCACAACCATGTTGTCGTTGAAGACGGGCCCTGGCACAACCTTAACTCCTGTTGGTTCAATGGCCTCTACACCAGAATCATCCCAGGTCACGCGATTGAGCTGACCGCCGCGTTCCTCGACCGTCATGTGGGAAAATTGGTTGGAGAGCAACCAGCGACGTTCCAGCAAAAGCAGGACCTCGCCGCGGTCATCCATCTCTGTGGTGCTGGGGCGGGTCGTGACTATGCAAAGCGGAACTTTCGTCTCACGCCCCACCAACGCTGCGGCGACCATGATGTGAGAACCTATCTGCTGAAGATCCAGACATTCAAACAGCAGTTTGCTGCGCTGAAGTCATAA
- a CDS encoding MHS family MFS transporter, producing the protein MNSDGPKVLRKTVLAGAIGNVLEWYDFALFGYFAPVLSRLFFPASDPSLSLIATFGVFAVGFLARPLGALLFGHWGDTRGRRAALAWSIILMALPTCLVGMLPTYAQIGLAAPLILTVLRFLQGLSVGGEFTGSVTFLVEHAAPTERGYIGSWAGFSAQIGALLGSGIGTVATLNLSSEALQEWGWRIPFVAGSVIALVGWYLRRHIPESPAFERLQQSGVVSSSPVRELFTSHRAPLLQVIGLVLVHGVGFYIFYVFLPTYLTKVTDLPMGTALLINTVCMALLAMLIPCMGKLSDRVGHRWVLAIGAAGLALGSVQFFSWLSSGQLTLIVMAQILITVFVSAYMGPFFAIVATLFPVASRYTGLSISYNIASALFGGTAPLMATVIMERSGSALAPGWYVSLCAVLSLIALSTIREEKKETAEVPADTH; encoded by the coding sequence ATGAATTCAGATGGGCCCAAAGTATTACGGAAGACGGTCTTGGCCGGTGCAATCGGGAATGTGCTGGAGTGGTATGACTTTGCCCTCTTTGGATACTTCGCGCCGGTCTTGTCTCGTCTCTTCTTTCCTGCGTCGGATCCGTCGTTGTCGTTAATCGCCACGTTCGGTGTGTTCGCCGTCGGCTTTCTGGCCAGACCACTGGGCGCGCTGCTGTTTGGGCACTGGGGTGATACCAGGGGCCGACGAGCGGCCTTGGCTTGGTCCATAATTTTAATGGCATTGCCCACCTGCTTGGTCGGCATGTTGCCGACCTATGCTCAGATCGGTCTTGCTGCACCGCTCATACTCACCGTGTTGCGCTTTCTTCAGGGTCTCTCGGTCGGTGGAGAATTCACGGGGTCCGTTACCTTCCTTGTTGAGCATGCCGCACCGACCGAGCGAGGCTATATCGGCAGCTGGGCGGGATTCAGCGCACAGATCGGCGCGCTGTTAGGCTCTGGTATCGGGACCGTGGCGACGCTGAACCTCTCATCAGAGGCGCTCCAAGAATGGGGATGGCGCATCCCGTTCGTGGCGGGAAGTGTCATCGCGTTGGTCGGCTGGTATCTTCGACGGCACATTCCAGAGTCGCCGGCTTTTGAACGGCTGCAACAATCAGGTGTGGTGTCGTCCTCACCCGTCCGTGAGTTGTTTACATCGCACCGTGCGCCGCTCCTACAAGTGATCGGTCTCGTCCTGGTACATGGCGTTGGATTTTACATCTTCTATGTGTTTCTCCCCACCTATCTGACCAAAGTGACCGACCTTCCGATGGGAACGGCATTGCTCATCAACACAGTGTGCATGGCGTTGTTGGCGATGCTGATTCCGTGCATGGGCAAGCTGTCTGATCGAGTCGGGCATCGATGGGTACTGGCCATCGGCGCCGCAGGCCTGGCCCTCGGCTCAGTCCAGTTCTTTTCGTGGTTGAGCAGCGGCCAGCTCACATTGATCGTCATGGCTCAAATCCTGATCACGGTGTTCGTGTCAGCCTATATGGGTCCGTTCTTTGCCATCGTGGCGACGCTCTTTCCTGTGGCGAGCCGCTACACAGGCCTCTCGATTTCGTACAATATTGCCTCGGCTCTGTTCGGCGGGACTGCCCCGTTGATGGCTACGGTAATCATGGAACGGAGTGGGAGTGCGCTTGCCCCTGGATGGTATGTCAGTCTATGCGCCGTCCTGTCGTTGATCGCACTGTC